The Leifsonia xyli genomic sequence CCTACCCCTACCGCTCCACCATCCCGGTCACGACGGAGGATCTCGACGAGTAGCGTGGAGGGAGTGACTCCCTCCGCCGACCCCGCACGCCCGCGCACCGGTGCGGCGGTCGCAGCACTCAGCCTCGGGACGCTGCTCAACCCGCTCAACTCGTCCATGATCGCGGTCGCGCTGGTGTCGCTCCAGCGCGACTTCCACGTGGATGTGACGACGGTCACCTGGGTCATCACCTCCTTCTACCTGGCGTCGGCCGTCGGCCAGCCGCTGATGGGCCGGCTCGCCGACCGCTTCGGCCCGCGCCGGCTGTTCCTGTTCGGGATGGTCGTGGTCGCACTCGCGTGCGCGCTGACGCCGTTCTCGGGGTCGTTCCTCGCGGTCTGCATCGGCCGGGTCGCCCTGGCGATCGGGACGGCGACCGCGTTCCCGTCGGCGATCGCCATGCTGCGGCCGCTCTCCGCGCGCTCCGGCGTCCAGACCCCGCGGCTGCTGGGCCGCATCCAGATCGCCAACACCTCGGGCGCCGCGATCGGGCCGGTGCTGGGCGGGGCGCTGGTGACCTTCCTCGGCTGGCAGGCGATCTTCTGGATCAACGTGCCGCTCGCCGTGCTCACGTTCTTCGGCCTCTGGCTCTTCGCGCCGAGCGCGGTGGAGCTGAGAGCAGCGCGAAGCGATGCCGCGACCCCAGCGCCGAGGGAGCCTGCGACCGAGGTTGCGACAAAGCGGGAGCCGGTGCCGCTGCGCCGCACCCTCGCCGAGTCGGACATCCCGGGCATCCTGCTGTTCGTCGCGACGCTGACCTCGTTGCTCGTCTTCCTGCTCGACCTCCACCCGACGCCGCTGTGGTGGCTGCTGCCGGTGACCGTGATCGCGGGCGGACTGTTCGCGTGGCGGGAGCTGCGTTGCGCGCATCCGTTCCTCGACCTGCGCCTGCTCGCCGCGAACCGCCGGCTGCTGATGATCTACCTGTCGTTCGCGATCTTCAACGTCGTCTACTACTCGGCGTTCTTCGGGCTGCCGCAGTATCTGCAGACCCACGGAGGCTACAGCGCGGGCGTCGCGGGGCTGCTGATGTTCCCGCTGGCGGCGGTCACCATCGTCGTCACGCCGCTCGCCGCGCGCTCGATCGGCGCGGTGGGGCTGCGTCCCACACTGCTTGCGGGCGCCGGCGCACTGGTCGTCGGCGCCGCGCTGCTGGGCGTCGCCGCCGTGACCACCGCTCCGTGGGTCGTGCTCGTGCTGACCGCCGCACTCGGCGTCCCGTACTGCGTGGTCAGCCTGTCGATGAACCAGGCGCTGTACTCGGCGGCGCGACCGGAGGACAGCGG encodes the following:
- a CDS encoding MFS transporter; amino-acid sequence: MTPSADPARPRTGAAVAALSLGTLLNPLNSSMIAVALVSLQRDFHVDVTTVTWVITSFYLASAVGQPLMGRLADRFGPRRLFLFGMVVVALACALTPFSGSFLAVCIGRVALAIGTATAFPSAIAMLRPLSARSGVQTPRLLGRIQIANTSGAAIGPVLGGALVTFLGWQAIFWINVPLAVLTFFGLWLFAPSAVELRAARSDAATPAPREPATEVATKREPVPLRRTLAESDIPGILLFVATLTSLLVFLLDLHPTPLWWLLPVTVIAGGLFAWRELRCAHPFLDLRLLAANRRLLMIYLSFAIFNVVYYSAFFGLPQYLQTHGGYSAGVAGLLMFPLAAVTIVVTPLAARSIGAVGLRPTLLAGAGALVVGAALLGVAAVTTAPWVVLVLTAALGVPYCVVSLSMNQALYSAARPEDSGVAAGIFQTSRYVGAIVATTVLGLLFSGGTTGSSWLTAVGVATGLAVVHLALLTFVRPRRGPADAETAGAAG